The Pyrus communis chromosome 9, drPyrComm1.1, whole genome shotgun sequence genome has a segment encoding these proteins:
- the LOC137744318 gene encoding uncharacterized mitochondrial protein AtMg00810-like — translation MTNCKPTRTPLNSNLKLQAYGDLIPNIEYYQRLVGKLIYLTITRPDIAYVVSLVSRFMHAPSIDHMKIVHRVLRYLKGFIGRGILMHNNNHTHISGYTDADWAGNALDRKLITGFCTFVLGNLVTRKSKKQSVVARSSAEAEYRVMASTACELIWLKNLLLDLGFPHQQPMSFYCDN, via the coding sequence ATGACAAATTGTAAACCTACACGCACACCTTTGAATAGTAACTTAAAGCTGCAAGCTTATGGTGATCTCATTCCCAATATAGAATACTATCAGAGATTGGTTGGCAAACTCATTTATCTAACTATCACTCGCCCTGATATAGCATATGTCGTGAGCCTTGTTAGCCGGTTTATGCATGCTCCAAGCATAGATCACATGAAGATTGTTCATCGTGTGCTTCGATATCTGAAGGGCTTCATTGGTCGAGGGATTCTCATGCACAACAATAATCACACTCATATCTCAGGATATACAGATGCAGATTGGGCGGGGAACGCTCTCGATCGCAAGCTTATCACTGGTTTCTGCACCTTCGTACTAGGTAACCTAGTCACTCggaagagcaagaaacaaagcGTGGTTGCACGCTCTAGTGCAGAAGCAGAATACCGTGTTATGGCTTCGACTGCTTGTGAACTTATTTGGCTCAAAAATCTATTATTGGACTTAGG
- the LOC137744317 gene encoding uncharacterized protein, producing MATDILNPFVLHPFDQPGNILVSKTLQGDNYSTWSRAICISLSAKNKLGLVDGTIDPPVEIDKQFALWQRYNDMVLVWILNSVHEDIASSVSYYTSTTDVWADLP from the coding sequence ATGGCTACTGACATCTTGAATCCGTTCGTACTACATCCCTTTGATCAACCTGGGAATATTTTGGTCTCCAAAACCCTTCAAGGTGACAACTACAGCACATGGAGTCGTGCTATATGCATCAGTCTAAGCGCGAAGAACAAACTGGGCTTGGTCGATGGAACCATTGACCCTCCTGTTGAAATAGACAAACAATTTGCATTGTGGCAACGATACAACGACATGGTCCTCGTATGGATTCTGAACTCTGTGCATGAAGACATCGCAAGCAGTGTTTCTTACTACACATCAACAACAGATGTGTGGGCAGATTTGCCGTGA